A single Leptospira barantonii DNA region contains:
- a CDS encoding TIGR02206 family membrane protein, with product MEQRFQIGSGLHYFILFLTVSTIFLLLWTARKDRQGILSKRIGFGIAWILILNYIVYVMYRVDSGHWEIRYDLPMEFCNWAMIVTSIALLTHNRTFAELSYFWVLSGSINGVITPDLQNTFPHIYFFIFFIAHSGLVIASLYIVFGLKLEPRPWAVLRAFLYSQIFFVTAFVVDYALDGNYGYMMSKPSAGSALDYLGEWPYYLIHMQLIGVGFFFLLYLPFYFKNRKPRST from the coding sequence ATGGAACAAAGATTTCAAATCGGCTCAGGGCTTCACTACTTCATTTTGTTTCTTACCGTTTCTACGATTTTCCTTTTGCTTTGGACGGCGCGAAAGGATCGGCAGGGAATTCTTTCCAAACGAATCGGCTTTGGGATCGCTTGGATTCTCATTTTGAATTATATCGTCTACGTGATGTATCGAGTTGATTCCGGTCATTGGGAAATTCGCTACGACCTTCCGATGGAATTCTGCAATTGGGCGATGATCGTAACTTCGATCGCTCTTTTAACTCATAACCGAACCTTTGCCGAACTTTCCTACTTTTGGGTGTTGAGCGGTTCGATCAACGGAGTGATCACACCGGATCTTCAGAATACGTTTCCGCATATTTATTTCTTTATATTCTTTATCGCTCATTCGGGTCTTGTGATCGCTTCTCTTTACATCGTTTTCGGATTAAAATTGGAACCTCGTCCTTGGGCCGTTCTGCGCGCATTCTTATATTCCCAGATATTTTTTGTAACCGCGTTTGTCGTCGATTACGCTTTGGACGGAAACTACGGCTACATGATGTCCAAACCGAGCGCCGGTTCCGCGTTGGATTATCTGGGAGAATGGCCATACTATTTGATTCACATGCAGTTGATCGGAGTCGGTTTTTTCTTTCTTCTATATTTGCCGTTCTATTTTAAGAATCGAAAGCCGCGTTCGACTTAA
- a CDS encoding acyl-CoA dehydrogenase family protein has translation MEFALSSEQKELRDLARKFAKEEMRPRAEHHDHTGEYPMEVLKKAWEIGLMNIHIEPKFNGSGMAELDDVIIGEELFWGCSAMATAILANNLALAPVLLGASDKIKKEFVQPMTEEFKLAAYAVTEPGAGSDVAAIRTSAKKVGDEYIINGSKMWITNAGYADWFFVLTKTDPSAGHKGITGFIVDAKSPGIIMGKKEINMGQKCSDTRGITFEDVKVPAWQMVGREGEGFKVAMGAFDHTRPGVAIGAVGVARAAMEHSINYANTRNTFGRPIMDNQGISFMIAEMARDIEAGRLLCYQAAWMIDNGFRNTYQASIAKMFCADMAMRVCTDAVQVLGGYGFNTEYPVEKLMRDAKIFQIYEGTSQIQRMIVSRFLADGKGIEGPNF, from the coding sequence ATGGAATTTGCCCTTTCCAGCGAACAGAAAGAATTACGCGATCTCGCGAGAAAATTTGCGAAAGAAGAGATGCGTCCTCGCGCGGAACATCACGATCATACGGGAGAATATCCCATGGAAGTCCTCAAGAAGGCCTGGGAAATCGGTCTGATGAACATCCATATTGAACCTAAGTTTAACGGTTCCGGAATGGCAGAATTGGACGACGTAATCATCGGTGAAGAACTCTTCTGGGGTTGTTCCGCAATGGCGACCGCCATTCTCGCGAACAATCTTGCGTTAGCTCCCGTTCTTCTCGGAGCGAGCGATAAGATCAAAAAAGAATTCGTACAACCGATGACCGAAGAATTTAAACTCGCGGCGTATGCGGTAACCGAACCGGGCGCGGGTTCGGACGTTGCGGCGATTCGCACCTCCGCTAAAAAAGTCGGAGACGAATACATCATCAACGGATCCAAAATGTGGATCACAAACGCGGGATATGCGGATTGGTTTTTCGTTCTTACAAAAACCGATCCTTCCGCGGGCCATAAAGGAATCACCGGGTTCATCGTGGATGCGAAATCTCCCGGGATCATTATGGGAAAAAAAGAAATCAACATGGGACAGAAATGTTCTGACACTCGCGGAATCACATTCGAAGACGTGAAAGTTCCCGCGTGGCAAATGGTCGGACGCGAGGGAGAAGGATTTAAGGTTGCGATGGGGGCCTTCGATCATACTCGTCCGGGTGTTGCGATCGGTGCGGTCGGTGTTGCAAGAGCCGCGATGGAACATTCCATCAACTACGCGAACACACGCAATACGTTCGGTCGTCCGATTATGGATAACCAAGGAATTTCCTTTATGATCGCGGAGATGGCTCGCGATATCGAAGCGGGAAGACTTCTTTGTTATCAAGCGGCTTGGATGATCGACAACGGATTCAGAAACACGTATCAAGCTTCGATCGCAAAGATGTTCTGCGCGGATATGGCTATGAGAGTTTGTACCGATGCGGTTCAAGTTCTCGGCGGATACGGATTCAACACCGAATATCCGGTTGAAAAATTAATGAGAGACGCTAAGATTTTCCAAATCTACGAAGGCACTTCTCAAATTCAAAGAATGATCGTTTCCCGTTTCCTCGCGGATGGAAAGGGAATCGAAGGACCTAATTTCTGA
- the trpE gene encoding anthranilate synthase component I: METPVSLFAKWGCEAANDSFLLESVEGGEKLGRNSFLGKTPSRILQGKNGLFYITVGNEPATEIITYDPLVLLESLLGDDVYVQDYRLPPFAGGAVGFLSFSAVRYYENIPDTKPEDENAPDCYFAVYDELLVVDHIDHVLRVVVNARIGEHSSLRECYDKVTAKINSIENEIRNGIIPEEIRNPKSVDGVLQLNPNIPDEEYKKNVEKAKEYIQAGDIFQVVPSRKLRFKPEVSPFQIYRGLRTVNPSPYMYYLRLGEITIVGSSPEIMVKYAGNQTYLRPIAGTRPRGKNASEDQYLEENLLADPKEIAEHIMLVDLGRNDLGRVCKPGSVRVNDFKVIEKYSHVMHIVSQCSGELDEEKTVYDLIRATLPAGTVSGAPKIRAMEIIDELETTRRAIYSGALGYISFSGESDLAIIIRTIVFYGDTAFLQAGGGVVYDSVAESELEETKNKMAALLKAVEFARNGLKGEWK; this comes from the coding sequence ATGGAGACACCGGTATCCCTGTTTGCAAAATGGGGATGCGAAGCCGCAAACGATTCGTTTCTTTTGGAATCGGTGGAAGGCGGAGAGAAACTTGGACGAAATTCTTTTCTTGGTAAAACTCCTTCCCGCATTTTGCAAGGGAAGAATGGTCTTTTTTACATCACCGTCGGAAACGAACCCGCGACCGAAATCATCACTTACGATCCTTTGGTTCTTCTGGAAAGTCTTCTTGGAGACGACGTCTACGTTCAGGACTACAGACTCCCTCCATTTGCGGGTGGCGCGGTGGGATTCTTATCCTTCTCCGCGGTTCGTTATTACGAAAATATTCCCGATACGAAACCGGAAGACGAGAATGCTCCCGATTGTTACTTCGCCGTTTATGATGAACTTCTCGTGGTCGATCATATCGATCACGTTTTAAGAGTTGTAGTCAACGCGAGAATCGGCGAACATTCTTCCCTTCGAGAATGTTACGATAAAGTAACCGCTAAAATCAATTCGATCGAAAACGAAATTCGCAACGGTATCATTCCGGAGGAAATCCGAAATCCGAAATCCGTAGACGGTGTTTTACAATTAAATCCGAATATTCCGGATGAAGAATATAAGAAAAATGTGGAAAAGGCCAAGGAATACATCCAGGCCGGAGACATTTTCCAGGTGGTTCCTTCCCGCAAGCTACGGTTTAAGCCGGAAGTTTCCCCGTTTCAGATCTATCGCGGTTTAAGAACCGTAAATCCAAGTCCTTATATGTATTACCTCCGTCTCGGAGAGATCACCATTGTCGGAAGTTCTCCGGAGATCATGGTGAAATACGCGGGCAATCAGACCTATCTTCGTCCGATCGCGGGAACCCGTCCCCGCGGTAAAAACGCGAGCGAAGATCAATATCTGGAAGAGAATCTTCTGGCGGATCCGAAAGAAATCGCTGAACATATCATGCTTGTCGATTTGGGTCGCAACGATCTCGGACGAGTTTGTAAACCGGGAAGCGTTCGAGTAAACGACTTTAAAGTGATCGAAAAATATTCTCACGTTATGCACATCGTAAGTCAGTGTTCCGGCGAACTCGACGAGGAAAAAACCGTTTACGATTTGATTCGTGCGACTCTTCCCGCGGGAACCGTTTCGGGTGCTCCTAAAATCCGCGCGATGGAAATCATAGACGAACTCGAAACCACAAGACGCGCGATCTATTCGGGCGCGTTGGGTTATATTTCCTTTTCGGGAGAAAGCGATCTCGCGATCATCATTCGTACGATCGTGTTTTACGGGGATACGGCATTCTTACAAGCGGGCGGCGGTGTCGTTTACGATTCCGTTGCGGAATCCGAACTCGAGGAAACAAAGAACAAAATGGCCGCGCTTTTAAAAGCGGTTGAGTTCGCCAGAAACGGACTCAAAGGGGAATGGAAATAA
- a CDS encoding anthranilate synthase component II encodes MLLLIDNYDSFTYNLYQYFCQIGNNVEVYRNDRITLNEINEIAPKGIILSPGPGRPEDSKVCLDVIRELGGKLPIFGVCLGHQAIGLVHGGKIVSAPSIMHGKVSLIEHDGKDIYKGIPSPFVATRYHSLVIQPESMPKELEVASKTHDGVIMGVRHKTKKHLYGVQFHPESIMTSAGLDLVRNFSSIVQEL; translated from the coding sequence ATGCTTCTCCTGATCGATAATTACGATTCCTTCACATACAATCTTTATCAGTATTTCTGTCAGATTGGAAACAACGTGGAAGTTTATCGCAACGATAGAATCACGTTAAACGAAATCAACGAGATCGCTCCGAAAGGTATCATTCTTTCTCCGGGTCCGGGACGTCCCGAAGATTCCAAAGTTTGTTTGGATGTGATCCGCGAACTCGGCGGTAAACTTCCGATCTTCGGAGTTTGTCTGGGACATCAGGCGATCGGTCTCGTTCACGGAGGCAAGATCGTTTCAGCGCCTTCGATCATGCACGGAAAGGTTTCGCTCATCGAACACGACGGAAAGGATATTTATAAAGGAATTCCTTCTCCTTTCGTCGCTACTCGTTATCATTCTTTGGTGATTCAACCGGAAAGTATGCCGAAGGAATTGGAAGTCGCTTCCAAAACGCATGACGGCGTGATCATGGGAGTTCGTCATAAAACAAAAAAACATCTCTACGGAGTTCAATTCCATCCTGAGTCCATCATGACCAGCGCCGGACTGGATCTGGTCAGAAACTTTTCCTCTATCGTTCAGGAGCTATGA
- a CDS encoding ABC transporter ATP-binding protein, which yields MKFFFRLLAYSVHYKYRFSLGIVFALLTAILNAISLTALIPLFDSLGNDKQSRFQLQMTLPEQRILLKQKVFGEESLDGLERTKLVLIDAKEWVNGRTKGLEPKEVVWGICIIVMPLYLLKLITYLLSVYCIATAGYKAVRDIRQELFEKNQLLPLTYFFKEKTGLMMSRIINDVEVIAAVISSNFRDATINFFYVVTHLMVLLYLNTELLLIACLTVPVIILPVTLFTRKITKSTMRSQEKMADLNANIQEMISGIKVIRVFNSEKYEQEKFGKINHNVYRRNFKGQFYLQIAPSLVELTSSIVVLGFFAAGASLIYNGRFTQGEFMAFLLTLLFLLRPLTQLSQMVGKITQSIASGKRIFEIVDLETEDHSEESKVVASPLSQSIEFKNLFFSYPGTSAAVLKDINLKVKKGETIALIGASGCGKSTLMDLIPRFFDPSSGSIEFDGVDVRDISLGDLRKKIGIVTQDIFLFHGTVADNIAYGKPGATRKDVIRAARLAHAHDFIKKMDNGYDSILGVRGLNLSGGQRQRLVIARALLRDPEIMILDEATSALDVESERLVSDALRRLYANRTTFVIAHRLSTIKDIPRIIVMDNGKIVEEGNHNSLYEQNGIYRKLSDNQFAANNGVLP from the coding sequence ATGAAGTTTTTTTTCAGGCTTCTCGCCTATTCTGTACATTATAAGTACCGATTCTCGCTCGGAATCGTATTCGCATTATTGACTGCGATCTTAAACGCGATTTCTCTCACCGCTCTCATTCCTCTTTTCGATTCACTTGGCAACGACAAACAATCCCGCTTTCAACTTCAGATGACGTTGCCCGAGCAGAGAATTTTACTCAAACAAAAAGTGTTCGGGGAAGAATCCTTGGACGGACTCGAAAGAACCAAACTCGTTTTGATCGACGCGAAAGAATGGGTCAACGGAAGAACCAAGGGTCTCGAACCGAAGGAAGTCGTTTGGGGAATTTGTATCATCGTGATGCCTTTGTATCTTCTCAAACTCATTACGTATTTATTATCCGTTTATTGTATCGCGACGGCCGGTTATAAGGCGGTACGCGATATTCGACAGGAACTTTTCGAGAAAAATCAGCTCCTACCTTTGACTTATTTCTTTAAGGAAAAAACCGGTTTGATGATGAGTAGAATCATCAACGACGTGGAAGTCATTGCGGCCGTGATTTCGAGCAACTTTCGGGACGCTACGATCAACTTTTTTTACGTGGTAACACACTTAATGGTATTATTATATTTGAATACCGAGTTGTTGCTCATCGCCTGTCTTACCGTACCTGTCATCATTCTTCCCGTAACCTTATTCACTAGAAAAATCACCAAGTCCACGATGAGATCCCAGGAAAAGATGGCCGATCTCAACGCGAACATTCAGGAAATGATTTCCGGAATTAAGGTGATTCGCGTGTTCAATTCGGAAAAATACGAACAGGAAAAATTCGGTAAGATCAATCACAACGTTTATCGCCGGAACTTCAAAGGACAGTTTTATCTTCAGATCGCTCCTTCTCTCGTAGAGTTGACTTCTTCGATCGTGGTTCTCGGATTTTTCGCCGCAGGCGCGAGTTTGATTTACAACGGAAGATTCACACAAGGCGAGTTTATGGCCTTTCTTTTGACTCTTCTCTTTTTGCTCCGGCCTTTGACTCAACTTTCTCAGATGGTGGGAAAGATCACGCAGTCGATCGCCTCCGGAAAAAGAATTTTCGAAATCGTAGACTTGGAAACGGAAGATCATAGCGAAGAAAGTAAGGTAGTAGCTTCTCCACTTTCTCAAAGTATAGAATTTAAGAATTTATTCTTCTCTTATCCGGGAACGAGCGCGGCCGTTTTGAAAGACATCAATCTCAAAGTGAAAAAGGGAGAGACGATCGCTCTCATCGGCGCAAGCGGTTGTGGAAAGTCCACGTTGATGGACTTAATTCCCAGATTCTTTGATCCGTCTTCCGGTTCGATCGAATTCGACGGAGTGGACGTTCGGGACATCAGCCTCGGCGATCTTCGTAAGAAAATCGGGATCGTAACTCAGGACATTTTTCTTTTTCACGGAACGGTCGCGGACAATATCGCCTACGGAAAACCCGGCGCGACCCGCAAGGACGTGATCCGCGCGGCGAGACTCGCACACGCACACGACTTTATCAAAAAGATGGATAACGGATACGATAGTATTCTCGGGGTTCGAGGACTCAATCTTTCCGGCGGTCAAAGACAAAGACTTGTGATCGCAAGAGCCTTGTTGCGAGATCCCGAAATCATGATCTTGGACGAAGCGACTTCCGCTCTCGACGTGGAATCGGAACGATTGGTCAGCGACGCGCTTCGCAGATTGTACGCAAACAGAACTACATTCGTAATTGCTCATAGACTTTCCACCATCAAGGATATTCCGAGAATCATCGTGATGGACAACGGCAAGATCGTGGAAGAGGGGAATCACAATTCTCTATATGAGCAAAACGGAATCTACCGAAAACTTTCGGACAATCAATTTGCCGCCAACAACGGAGTATTACCATGA
- a CDS encoding response regulator — translation MKKSVLIVDDNDRYANNLKVWFEQKGFETVRAIDAAQGWEIYSKDKNRFHTIVTDITMETQTSGLWMIRKIHKDGYQGNKIIATTGFDFPGVMFFSSSILPWFAGIGWMVPKVPLKQGTVVFLPTSLKKKIRFESIV, via the coding sequence ATGAAAAAAAGCGTTCTGATCGTGGACGACAACGACCGCTACGCGAACAACTTAAAGGTTTGGTTCGAACAAAAGGGTTTCGAAACCGTACGCGCGATCGACGCGGCCCAAGGTTGGGAAATTTACAGCAAGGATAAGAATCGTTTTCATACCATCGTGACCGATATCACCATGGAAACTCAGACTTCGGGTCTTTGGATGATTCGTAAGATACACAAGGACGGATATCAAGGAAACAAGATCATCGCCACCACCGGATTCGATTTTCCGGGTGTGATGTTTTTCTCGTCTTCCATTCTTCCTTGGTTTGCGGGAATCGGCTGGATGGTTCCTAAGGTTCCTTTGAAGCAGGGAACCGTAGTTTTTCTCCCCACTTCCTTAAAAAAGAAAATCCGTTTCGAATCGATCGTATAA
- a CDS encoding HEAT repeat domain-containing protein produces the protein MSSYFKIRNLFPYVIFLCSFVWVGLDAESVRFDSRDQNVFTKVDAPDDSSENPNSGESSTNGNSSGGWNVDDPRNLTEESDGVSSYERKKRKDLTPKERQEIDYDLSLKKGILTVFRAEAEKRYKILDRIALTHSIPRVRAAAVLAIGRMGRGGVKTLHHVIERDGEAVRQAAYKALADIGSPASLDYFFRGIKSNDPDIQFSSWRGMGKTKDPSARDALIRQGIRSSRTEIVKASLLGLAAFQVNDDLKLFKTYLDSDDPELQKTAIEALGIHKTRASLRILEQTLETKPELVKNIIEAIGQNTSLYGTYSFIRILENSASDELTQRVLAQLNLRKAFYQFGTVNVEGGSSQENPYPTSRKLRALTAGEVGKILKKSDRRFIQRVGEKFVEDHYYLLLLESKNPESYYETFQSWVFGPYLKIRTIIAPPKEKKGKRYKRKQNKFTPASDMEETDPASPSNENNAEPGSENGPPLEN, from the coding sequence ATGTCCTCCTATTTCAAAATAAGAAATTTATTTCCTTACGTTATTTTTCTTTGTTCCTTTGTTTGGGTCGGTTTGGACGCGGAGTCGGTCCGGTTCGATTCGAGGGATCAAAACGTTTTTACAAAGGTGGATGCGCCCGACGATTCTTCCGAAAATCCGAACTCGGGAGAATCCTCCACGAATGGAAATTCTTCCGGCGGTTGGAACGTAGACGATCCAAGAAATCTAACCGAGGAATCGGACGGGGTTTCCTCTTACGAAAGAAAAAAACGCAAGGACTTAACTCCGAAAGAAAGACAAGAGATCGACTACGATCTTTCGCTCAAAAAGGGGATTCTTACCGTGTTCCGAGCGGAAGCCGAAAAACGTTATAAAATTTTGGATCGGATCGCTCTTACACATTCGATTCCTAGAGTGAGAGCCGCCGCGGTTCTGGCCATAGGGAGAATGGGTCGTGGCGGAGTCAAAACGCTTCATCACGTGATAGAACGAGACGGAGAAGCCGTAAGACAGGCCGCCTACAAGGCGTTAGCCGATATTGGCTCGCCCGCTTCTCTCGATTATTTTTTCAGAGGAATCAAATCCAACGATCCGGATATTCAATTTTCCTCATGGAGAGGAATGGGTAAAACCAAGGATCCTTCCGCAAGAGACGCTCTCATTCGTCAGGGAATCCGTTCTTCCAGAACCGAAATCGTAAAAGCGTCTTTGCTCGGTCTCGCCGCGTTCCAAGTAAACGACGATCTGAAGTTGTTCAAAACGTATTTGGATTCGGACGATCCCGAACTTCAAAAAACCGCGATCGAGGCTTTGGGAATCCATAAAACCCGCGCGTCTTTGAGAATTCTCGAACAAACCCTGGAAACAAAACCGGAACTCGTAAAAAACATCATCGAAGCGATCGGTCAAAACACGAGTCTTTACGGAACGTATTCGTTTATTCGAATATTAGAAAATTCGGCATCGGACGAGTTGACTCAAAGGGTTTTAGCGCAACTCAACCTAAGAAAGGCGTTTTATCAATTCGGAACCGTAAACGTGGAAGGCGGTTCTTCTCAGGAGAATCCGTATCCGACCTCGCGCAAGCTACGCGCTCTTACCGCCGGAGAAGTCGGTAAAATTCTCAAGAAAAGCGATCGTAGATTCATTCAAAGAGTCGGCGAGAAGTTCGTGGAAGATCATTACTACTTGCTTCTTTTGGAATCCAAAAATCCGGAAAGTTATTACGAAACCTTTCAGTCCTGGGTGTTCGGACCGTATCTGAAGATCAGAACGATCATCGCTCCTCCGAAAGAAAAGAAAGGAAAACGATACAAAAGAAAACAGAACAAGTTCACCCCGGCTTCCGATATGGAAGAGACCGATCCCGCTTCTCCGTCTAACGAGAATAATGCGGAACCGGGTTCCGAAAACGGCCCGCCTCTGGAAAACTAA
- the hflX gene encoding GTPase HflX — protein sequence MREDVIISQEISRTLCELSLEISKQIGILIDRSGYVTHVLVGTDNSIEIPFLDRLRTSEARLRGLRLVHTHLKGESLNQEDLTDLALLRLDYITAVIMDSSGNPNGYFSAHVNPESEEELWTVLPKQYPGQLTEGILDEILDIESRLSRSRRNLKDAQKENRAFLVGVYPERNVGRHPSLSMEELKELCRTAEVHVVDTFIQRKNRLDPSTVLGKGKLEEIILKAIQKHVELLVFDLELTPSQAKKISDIADIKVIDRTQLILDIFARNATSRDGKLQVELAQLKYLKGRLTELDDNMSRLTGGIGGRGPGETKLEIGKRRVEERISRLEAELKSLKKRREINRRQRKKNELPVVGIVGYTNAGKSTLLNALTNSEVLSENKLFATLDPTTRRIRFPEEREIIISDTVGFIHDLPPELSNAFKATLEELGDSDLLVHVVDVSNPDYKLQMEAVEKILEELELSHIPMIQVFNKIDNLEKFKTWAKENDGADGYKKSSRPSINHGPGLEAIADLKEDLGIDVHTDTVLVSAYRGWGLKILLDLLEERIYDQAKSKYSVVEKF from the coding sequence ATCCGGGAAGATGTAATCATTAGTCAAGAAATTTCACGCACACTCTGCGAATTATCCTTAGAAATCAGCAAACAAATCGGAATCCTAATCGATCGATCGGGTTACGTTACTCACGTGTTAGTCGGAACCGACAACTCCATCGAAATTCCCTTTTTGGACCGACTTCGTACATCCGAAGCGAGGCTCCGCGGCCTTAGACTCGTTCACACCCATTTAAAGGGAGAATCTCTCAACCAGGAAGACCTCACCGACTTGGCCTTGCTTCGTCTGGATTATATAACCGCCGTCATCATGGATTCTTCCGGAAATCCGAACGGATATTTTTCCGCGCACGTAAATCCCGAATCCGAAGAAGAACTCTGGACCGTTCTCCCCAAACAATATCCGGGTCAGCTTACCGAAGGAATTTTGGACGAGATCCTGGATATCGAATCCAGACTTTCCCGTTCTAGAAGAAATTTAAAAGACGCTCAAAAGGAAAACCGCGCTTTTTTGGTCGGGGTTTATCCGGAAAGAAACGTAGGACGACATCCTTCTCTTTCCATGGAAGAATTGAAGGAACTCTGCAGAACCGCCGAGGTCCACGTGGTCGATACGTTTATACAGAGAAAGAATCGTCTTGATCCTTCCACCGTTTTGGGAAAAGGAAAACTGGAAGAGATCATTCTCAAGGCGATTCAAAAACACGTCGAACTTCTCGTGTTCGATTTGGAACTCACTCCTTCTCAAGCGAAGAAAATTTCGGACATCGCCGATATCAAGGTGATCGATCGAACCCAACTCATTCTCGATATCTTTGCAAGAAACGCAACGAGCCGAGACGGTAAACTACAGGTCGAGCTGGCTCAGTTGAAATATCTCAAAGGACGTCTAACGGAGTTGGACGATAACATGTCGAGATTGACCGGGGGAATCGGAGGAAGAGGGCCGGGGGAAACAAAACTCGAAATCGGAAAACGAAGAGTGGAGGAAAGAATTTCCAGACTCGAAGCCGAGCTCAAATCTCTTAAAAAACGAAGAGAGATCAATCGAAGACAAAGAAAGAAAAACGAACTTCCGGTTGTCGGTATCGTAGGTTATACGAATGCCGGAAAATCAACTCTCTTAAACGCTTTGACCAACAGCGAAGTCTTATCCGAAAACAAATTGTTCGCGACCCTCGATCCGACTACTCGAAGAATTCGCTTTCCCGAAGAAAGAGAAATTATCATTTCCGATACGGTGGGGTTTATTCACGATCTTCCTCCCGAACTTTCCAACGCGTTCAAGGCCACCTTAGAAGAGTTAGGCGATTCGGATCTTTTGGTACACGTCGTGGACGTTTCCAATCCGGATTACAAACTTCAGATGGAAGCGGTCGAAAAGATTTTGGAAGAATTAGAACTTTCTCATATACCGATGATTCAAGTTTTCAACAAGATCGACAATCTTGAAAAGTTCAAAACCTGGGCGAAAGAAAACGACGGTGCCGACGGCTATAAAAAATCCTCTCGTCCTTCGATCAATCACGGACCCGGTTTGGAAGCGATCGCGGATCTAAAAGAGGATTTGGGAATCGACGTTCATACGGATACGGTTTTGGTTTCCGCGTATCGAGGCTGGGGGCTAAAAATTCTTTTGGATCTTTTGGAAGAACGAATCTACGATCAGGCCAAATCGAAATATTCCGTCGTGGAAAAGTTTTAA
- a CDS encoding STAS domain-containing protein gives MARVEFDSLYIETTKTSLPNKEVQLVVFNGKVTNSNSFEISRKIHFIFEEEVYNIILDLSALEYINSVGVATILTLIKTVDQHSGKIVIGGLNHFLENVIRLMELPKKVEIYHSVDEAKKAFA, from the coding sequence ATGGCGAGAGTAGAATTCGATTCATTATACATCGAGACGACAAAAACAAGTCTCCCTAACAAGGAAGTTCAACTCGTTGTTTTCAACGGGAAGGTGACTAACTCCAACTCATTCGAGATTTCACGCAAAATTCATTTCATCTTCGAAGAAGAAGTCTACAACATCATCTTGGATCTTTCCGCGCTCGAGTACATCAACAGCGTGGGAGTTGCGACGATTCTTACCCTGATCAAAACCGTGGATCAACATTCCGGTAAGATCGTGATCGGTGGTTTGAATCACTTTTTGGAAAACGTAATCCGTCTGATGGAACTTCCGAAAAAAGTGGAGATCTATCATTCCGTCGACGAAGCAAAGAAAGCGTTCGCGTAG